A genome region from Geodermatophilus bullaregiensis includes the following:
- a CDS encoding antibiotic biosynthesis monooxygenase family protein: MIARMWRGWVRTEDRDAYAEYIEATGMAEYRRTPGNRGAHMLTRDLGDGRTEIVTLSFWESRDAVSGFAGEDVSRAVFYPEDDRYLVDREVTVSHYEVHGQG; this comes from the coding sequence GTGATCGCACGGATGTGGCGCGGCTGGGTCCGCACCGAGGACCGCGACGCCTACGCCGAGTACATCGAGGCCACCGGCATGGCGGAGTACCGGCGGACGCCCGGCAACCGGGGCGCGCACATGCTGACCCGCGATCTCGGCGACGGCCGCACCGAGATCGTGACGCTCAGCTTCTGGGAGTCGCGCGACGCGGTCTCCGGGTTCGCCGGCGAGGACGTCTCCCGCGCGGTCTTCTACCCCGAGGACGACCGGTACCTGGTCGACCGCGAGGTCACCGTGAGCCACTACGAGGTGCACGGCCAGGGCTGA
- a CDS encoding helix-turn-helix domain-containing protein — MADTAQTATAAGSRDPAIGLAAVRSLRVLVERLEALQVGNARDQGWTWEQIAQLLGVTRQAVHKKYASGRGPLRRKD; from the coding sequence GTGGCGGACACAGCGCAGACGGCGACGGCCGCCGGCAGCCGGGATCCCGCGATCGGCCTGGCGGCCGTGCGTTCCCTCCGGGTCCTCGTCGAGCGGCTGGAGGCGCTCCAGGTGGGCAACGCGCGCGACCAGGGCTGGACGTGGGAGCAGATCGCCCAGCTCCTGGGCGTGACCCGGCAGGCGGTGCACAAGAAGTACGCGAGCGGTCGCGGGCCGCTCCGGCGGAAGGACTGA
- a CDS encoding Clp protease N-terminal domain-containing protein has translation MFERFTPEARETVIGAQVEARQLRDQRVGTEHLLLALLTQDTPSTAVLSRYGLTHDSVAETLQGYRSPVDDLDADALTTLGIDLDAVRDRVEATFGPGALDGEPGRRPESPAHIPFSPRAKKVLELSLREALALRSRSIGDGHIALGLLREGQGLAMKALHDRGVDLVELRRDLTAALAS, from the coding sequence GTGTTCGAACGCTTCACCCCGGAGGCGCGCGAGACGGTCATCGGCGCCCAGGTCGAGGCACGGCAGCTGCGCGACCAGCGCGTCGGCACCGAGCACCTGCTCCTCGCCCTGCTGACCCAGGACACGCCGAGCACCGCCGTCCTGTCCCGGTACGGACTGACGCACGACTCCGTCGCCGAGACGCTCCAGGGGTACCGCAGCCCCGTCGACGACCTGGACGCCGACGCGCTCACCACGCTCGGCATCGACCTGGACGCGGTCCGGGACCGGGTCGAGGCGACCTTCGGGCCCGGCGCCCTGGACGGCGAGCCGGGCCGCCGGCCCGAGAGCCCGGCGCACATACCGTTCAGCCCGCGCGCGAAGAAGGTCCTCGAGCTGTCGTTGCGGGAGGCCCTGGCGCTGAGGTCGAGGAGCATCGGCGACGGGCACATCGCGCTGGGACTGCTGCGCGAGGGCCAGGGGCTGGCGATGAAGGCCCTGCACGACCGCGGCGTCGACCTGGTCGAGCTGCGCCGGGACCTCACGGCCGCCCTCGCGTCCTGA
- a CDS encoding zinc-binding dehydrogenase, producing MRAVFVSSPSPDDPLSVLEVGDRPEPEVPDGWTTVQVKAVSLNHHDLFSLRGIGLPQERMPMILGTDAAGLDEHGNEVVVHGVVATPEWTGDETLDPRRTLFSELHQGTMAERVAVPRRNVLPKPAELSLAEAACLPTAWLTAYRMLFVKSGLRPGHTVLVQGASGGVATALTVLGKAAGFRVWVTGRSEEKRRAALDLGAEQAFETGARLPERVDGVMETVGEATWSHSVKSLKPGGVIVTSGATTGFNPGAELNRVFFTQLSVIGSTMGTRDELEALMRMCAATGVRPVVDVELPLEQARDGFARMLEGRTAGKIVFTL from the coding sequence ATGCGCGCCGTCTTCGTGTCCTCGCCCTCGCCCGACGACCCGCTCTCCGTCCTGGAGGTCGGGGACCGCCCCGAGCCGGAGGTGCCCGACGGCTGGACGACGGTGCAGGTCAAGGCCGTCTCGCTCAACCACCACGACCTGTTCAGCCTGCGCGGCATCGGCCTGCCGCAGGAGCGCATGCCGATGATCCTGGGCACCGACGCGGCCGGGCTCGACGAGCACGGCAACGAGGTGGTCGTGCACGGCGTCGTCGCGACCCCCGAGTGGACCGGCGACGAGACGCTCGATCCCAGGCGCACGCTCTTCTCCGAGCTGCACCAGGGCACGATGGCCGAGCGGGTCGCCGTCCCCCGGCGCAACGTGCTGCCCAAGCCGGCCGAGCTGTCCCTCGCCGAGGCCGCGTGCCTGCCGACCGCGTGGCTGACCGCCTACCGGATGCTGTTCGTGAAGTCCGGGTTGCGGCCCGGCCACACCGTGCTGGTGCAGGGCGCCAGCGGCGGCGTCGCCACCGCGCTGACCGTGCTGGGCAAGGCGGCCGGCTTCCGCGTGTGGGTCACCGGCCGCAGCGAGGAGAAGCGCCGGGCGGCGCTCGACCTCGGCGCCGAGCAGGCGTTCGAGACCGGCGCCCGGCTGCCCGAGCGGGTCGACGGCGTCATGGAGACCGTCGGCGAGGCGACCTGGAGCCACAGCGTCAAGTCGCTCAAGCCCGGGGGTGTCATCGTCACCTCCGGCGCGACCACCGGCTTCAACCCCGGCGCCGAGCTGAACCGGGTCTTCTTCACCCAGCTGTCGGTCATCGGCTCGACGATGGGCACCCGCGACGAGCTCGAGGCGCTCATGCGGATGTGCGCGGCCACCGGCGTCCGCCCGGTCGTCGACGTCGAGCTGCCCCTGGAGCAGGCGCGCGACGGCTTCGCGCGGATGCTCGAGGGCCGCACCGCCGGGAAGATCGTCTTCACCCTCTGA
- the selD gene encoding selenide, water dikinase SelD, with protein sequence MTSAPATIRLTQYAHGGGCACKIPPGELEAVVAGLTRTGPADPAAELVVGLDDGDDAAVVRIPGGQGLVLTTDFFTPVVDDAYTFGRIAAANALSDVYAMGGTPVVAVNLLGWPRDVLPAELAAEVLRGGLEVAQEAGCHVGGGHSIDDPEPKYGMAVTGLVDVDRVIRNDAAAAGTPLSLTKPLGVGVLNSRMKATGEVSEEAVASMTALNRDAGRAAVAAGIRAGTDVTGFGLLGHLYKMARASGVTAVVDAAAVPYLTGARQALADGFVSGGTRRNLDWVRPHTDLSAVSEDEALLLADAQTSGGLLLAGEVPGTPVIGEFVPRRDAVVVVR encoded by the coding sequence GTGACCAGCGCGCCCGCGACGATCCGGCTCACCCAGTACGCGCACGGCGGCGGCTGCGCCTGCAAGATCCCGCCCGGCGAGCTCGAGGCCGTCGTCGCCGGGCTCACCCGCACCGGCCCGGCCGACCCCGCCGCCGAGCTGGTCGTCGGGCTCGACGACGGCGACGACGCGGCCGTCGTCCGCATCCCCGGCGGGCAGGGCCTGGTGCTGACCACCGACTTCTTCACCCCGGTCGTCGACGACGCGTACACCTTCGGCCGGATCGCCGCGGCCAACGCGCTGTCCGACGTCTACGCCATGGGCGGCACCCCGGTGGTCGCGGTCAACCTGCTCGGCTGGCCGCGGGACGTGCTGCCCGCCGAGCTCGCCGCCGAGGTGCTGCGCGGCGGGCTCGAGGTGGCGCAGGAGGCCGGCTGCCACGTCGGCGGCGGGCACTCGATCGACGACCCCGAGCCCAAGTACGGCATGGCGGTGACCGGCCTGGTGGACGTCGACCGGGTCATCCGCAACGACGCCGCCGCCGCCGGGACGCCGCTGTCGCTGACCAAGCCGCTCGGCGTCGGGGTCCTCAACAGCCGCATGAAGGCGACCGGCGAGGTCAGCGAGGAGGCGGTGGCCTCGATGACCGCGCTCAACCGGGACGCCGGCCGGGCCGCGGTCGCCGCGGGCATCCGCGCCGGCACCGACGTCACCGGCTTCGGGCTGCTCGGCCACCTCTACAAGATGGCGCGGGCCAGCGGGGTCACCGCGGTGGTCGACGCCGCCGCCGTCCCCTACCTGACCGGGGCGCGGCAGGCGCTGGCCGACGGGTTCGTCTCCGGCGGCACACGCCGCAACCTCGACTGGGTGCGCCCGCACACCGACCTGTCGGCGGTGTCGGAGGACGAGGCGCTGCTGCTGGCCGACGCCCAGACGTCGGGTGGGCTGCTGCTGGCCGGTGAGGTCCCCGGCACGCCCGTGATCGGCGAGTTCGTGCCGCGCCGGGACGCCGTCGTCGTCGTCCGCTGA